In Polaromonas sp. JS666, one genomic interval encodes:
- a CDS encoding histone deacetylase family protein yields the protein MITFFNDSHQAHAPEFEFFRGERVPCFETPARAEYVKSSLTSRGHVLRSPQMDSRTVLARVHAPRYLAFLEHAWRDWVALEAGNDQRQPFPSVWPVRTLRSDVEPVNFIARLGLYSMDNGSPLAAGTWTAAKAGADAAASAAALLAVGGRRGEQAVFCCSRPPGHHAGPDFMGGYCFLNNAAVAAQALRDGGAARVAVLDVDYHHGNGTQSIFYDRADVLFVSLHGDPLTEYPFYLGHADETGAGEGAGFNLNLPLPAGCTAARWFDALEQACLRIAAFKGDALVVSLGLDTFAEDPISKFALQASDFSRLGERLGRLGLPTVFVLEGGYAATALGTNAVNVIEGFEGI from the coding sequence ATGATTACTTTCTTCAATGACAGCCACCAGGCTCATGCCCCTGAATTCGAATTTTTCCGGGGAGAGCGTGTTCCATGCTTTGAGACCCCGGCGCGCGCCGAGTACGTCAAATCCAGCCTCACATCACGCGGCCATGTGCTGCGCAGCCCGCAGATGGACAGCCGCACCGTGCTGGCCAGGGTGCATGCGCCGCGCTACCTGGCATTTCTGGAACATGCCTGGCGGGACTGGGTCGCGCTGGAAGCCGGCAATGACCAGCGCCAGCCTTTTCCTTCGGTCTGGCCCGTGCGTACCCTGCGCAGCGACGTAGAGCCCGTCAATTTCATTGCCCGGCTGGGCCTGTATTCGATGGACAACGGCTCGCCGCTCGCCGCGGGCACCTGGACGGCGGCCAAGGCCGGTGCGGATGCCGCAGCCAGCGCGGCTGCTTTGCTGGCGGTAGGTGGACGACGTGGCGAGCAGGCCGTGTTTTGCTGCAGCCGCCCGCCCGGCCACCATGCCGGGCCGGATTTCATGGGTGGCTATTGCTTTTTAAACAACGCGGCGGTGGCTGCCCAGGCACTGCGCGATGGCGGCGCGGCGCGGGTGGCCGTGCTCGACGTGGACTACCACCACGGCAACGGCACGCAAAGCATTTTTTATGACCGCGCCGATGTGCTGTTTGTCAGCCTGCACGGTGATCCGCTGACCGAATACCCGTTCTACCTGGGCCATGCCGATGAGACCGGCGCCGGCGAGGGCGCAGGCTTCAATCTGAATCTGCCACTGCCGGCGGGCTGCACAGCGGCGCGCTGGTTTGACGCGCTGGAGCAGGCCTGCCTTCGTATCGCGGCTTTCAAGGGTGACGCGCTGGTGGTGTCGCTGGGACTGGACACTTTTGCCGAAGACCCCATTTCCAAATTTGCCCTGCAGGCCAGTGACTTCAGCCGCCTGGGCGAGCGCTTGGGCAGGCTTGGCCTGCCGACGGTGTTTGTGCTGGAAGGCGGTTATGCCGCCACCGCGCTGGGCACCAATGCGGTGAATGTGATTGAAGGATTTGAGGGCATCTGA
- the phaR gene encoding polyhydroxyalkanoate synthesis repressor PhaR has product MQKRKSISPKPGVPPSLGSSPADGAPDATSGKAAAVEAAAPRIIKKYPNRRLYDTETSTYITLTEVRQLVMDSAPFVVRDAKNNEDLTRSILLQIILEEETGGAPMFTEAVLANIIRFYGNAMQSFMGAYLEKNVQSFMDLQVKMAEQSKGLSPEKWAQFLNAQSPMMQGMLGTYVEQSKSVFTQMQEQMQKQSEQMLSAFGLKR; this is encoded by the coding sequence GTGCAAAAAAGAAAATCCATCAGCCCGAAACCGGGTGTGCCACCTTCGCTGGGCTCGTCCCCTGCGGACGGCGCTCCCGATGCCACCAGCGGCAAAGCTGCCGCTGTCGAGGCTGCAGCACCGCGGATCATCAAGAAGTACCCGAACCGGCGGCTGTACGACACCGAAACCTCAACCTACATCACCCTGACCGAAGTGCGGCAGCTGGTGATGGACAGCGCACCGTTTGTGGTGCGCGATGCCAAGAACAACGAAGACCTGACGCGCAGCATCCTTCTGCAGATCATTCTGGAAGAAGAAACCGGCGGCGCACCGATGTTTACCGAGGCCGTGCTGGCCAACATCATCCGTTTTTACGGCAATGCAATGCAGAGCTTCATGGGCGCCTACCTCGAGAAGAACGTCCAGAGTTTCATGGATCTGCAAGTGAAGATGGCTGAGCAGTCCAAGGGACTGAGCCCGGAAAAATGGGCGCAATTCCTGAATGCGCAGTCACCCATGATGCAGGGCATGCTGGGCACCTATGTCGAGCAGTCCAAAAGCGTTTTTACGCAGATGCAAGAGCAAATGCAAAAGCAGAGTGAGCAGATGTTGTCGGCTTTTGGCCTGAAGCGCTGA
- the rnr gene encoding ribonuclease R — MKTSHQNSGASSGLLAEFEGTVSGHRDGHGFVLRDDGEPDIYLPPNEMRAVLHKDRVKARIVRHDRKNRPEGRVTEIIERSPNPIIGRLLQESGVWLVAPEDKRYGQDILIPKGATGTAKSGQVVVVQLTEPPALFGQPVGRVVEVLGEIDDPGMEIEIAVRKYGVPHEFSDEALALARTLPDAVRPADKKHRVDLTDISLVTIDGEDARDFDDAVYCEPAKVGRGKGWRLLVAIADVSHYVETGSAIDIDAYDRATSVYFPRRVIPMLPEKLSNGLCSLNPNVERLCMVCDMLINAKGEVHAYQFYPAVMFSHARLTYTEVAAILANTRGPEAAQRKALVPHLLNLHDVYQALLKERGVRGAVDFETTETQIVCDEAGRIEKIVPRTRNVAHRLIEEAMLAANVCSADFIEQSKHVGLYRVHEGPTPEKKEMLRNYLKALGVGMTIGEEPTPGEFQQIAVATKDRPDAQQIHSMLLRSMQQAIYTPINSGHFGLAYEAYTHFTSPIRRYPDLLVHRVIKAALTKSKYQLPVLPTPGEAEAKLSKRLASRVRDPSEKPKKISADQLAWQAAGLHCSANERRADEASRDVEAWLKCKYMREHLGEEFGGVVTAATGFGIFVTLDAMYVEGLVHITELGGEYFRFDEARQELRGERTGIRYAIGTRVRVQVSRVDLDGRKIDFRLVHEGEALLGRAMKDKTGGHSGELPAQERGTSSRKAGGQRAGKGAGKRSEARSGGRGTGSGTARRDAVTDRGADRTPESPIQALKAAVKKSAGSASRKQGKKPRR, encoded by the coding sequence ATCAAAACATCGCATCAAAATTCCGGCGCATCGTCCGGACTCCTCGCTGAATTCGAGGGTACGGTTTCCGGCCACCGCGACGGCCACGGTTTCGTTCTGCGCGACGACGGCGAACCCGACATTTACCTGCCGCCCAACGAAATGCGCGCGGTGCTGCACAAGGACCGCGTCAAGGCACGCATCGTGCGGCACGACCGGAAAAACCGGCCCGAAGGACGCGTCACCGAAATCATCGAGCGCTCGCCCAACCCCATCATTGGCCGTCTGCTGCAGGAAAGCGGTGTCTGGCTGGTAGCGCCCGAAGACAAGCGCTACGGCCAGGATATCCTGATCCCCAAAGGGGCGACGGGCACGGCCAAGAGCGGCCAGGTCGTGGTGGTGCAACTGACCGAACCGCCGGCACTGTTTGGCCAACCGGTGGGGCGGGTGGTGGAAGTGCTGGGTGAAATTGACGATCCAGGCATGGAGATCGAGATCGCCGTGCGCAAATACGGCGTGCCGCACGAATTCAGCGACGAAGCATTGGCCCTGGCGCGCACCCTGCCCGACGCGGTGCGACCGGCGGATAAAAAACACCGCGTGGACCTTACAGACATTTCCCTGGTAACCATTGACGGAGAAGATGCCCGCGATTTTGACGATGCCGTCTATTGCGAGCCTGCCAAAGTGGGTCGTGGCAAGGGCTGGCGTCTGCTTGTGGCGATTGCAGACGTGAGCCATTACGTGGAAACCGGCAGCGCCATTGACATCGATGCCTATGACCGTGCCACCAGCGTGTATTTTCCGCGCCGCGTGATTCCCATGCTGCCGGAAAAACTGTCGAACGGCTTGTGTTCGCTCAACCCCAATGTTGAGCGCCTGTGCATGGTGTGCGACATGCTGATCAACGCCAAGGGCGAGGTTCACGCCTACCAGTTTTACCCGGCCGTGATGTTCAGCCATGCCCGGCTTACCTACACCGAAGTAGCCGCCATTCTGGCCAACACGCGCGGCCCCGAGGCGGCGCAACGCAAGGCACTGGTTCCGCACTTGCTGAATTTGCACGATGTGTACCAGGCTCTCCTGAAGGAGCGGGGCGTGCGCGGCGCCGTCGATTTTGAGACCACCGAGACCCAGATCGTGTGCGACGAAGCAGGGCGTATCGAGAAGATCGTGCCGCGCACCCGCAACGTGGCGCACCGCCTGATTGAAGAGGCCATGCTGGCGGCGAATGTGTGCTCGGCCGATTTCATCGAGCAGAGCAAGCATGTGGGTCTCTACCGCGTGCATGAAGGCCCGACCCCTGAAAAGAAGGAGATGTTGCGCAACTACCTCAAGGCGCTGGGCGTGGGCATGACGATTGGCGAGGAGCCGACGCCCGGTGAGTTCCAGCAGATTGCCGTTGCGACCAAAGACCGGCCCGATGCGCAGCAGATCCATTCCATGCTGCTGCGCTCCATGCAGCAGGCTATTTACACACCGATCAACAGCGGCCATTTTGGCCTGGCCTATGAGGCCTATACCCACTTCACCAGCCCCATCCGTCGTTACCCCGACCTGCTGGTGCACCGCGTGATCAAGGCAGCGCTGACCAAGTCCAAATACCAGCTGCCGGTATTGCCCACACCGGGCGAGGCCGAGGCCAAGCTGTCCAAGCGGCTGGCCTCCCGTGTCAGGGATCCGTCGGAAAAGCCCAAAAAAATCAGTGCTGACCAGCTGGCCTGGCAGGCTGCCGGCCTGCACTGCAGCGCCAACGAGCGGCGTGCCGACGAGGCCAGCCGCGACGTTGAAGCCTGGCTCAAGTGCAAGTACATGCGCGAGCATCTGGGCGAGGAGTTTGGCGGCGTGGTGACGGCGGCAACGGGTTTTGGCATCTTTGTCACGCTGGACGCCATGTATGTGGAAGGCCTGGTGCACATCACCGAGCTCGGCGGCGAGTACTTTCGCTTTGACGAGGCCCGGCAGGAACTGCGCGGTGAGCGCACCGGCATCCGCTACGCGATTGGCACGCGGGTGCGGGTGCAGGTCAGCCGGGTCGACCTGGACGGCCGCAAGATCGATTTCCGCCTGGTGCATGAGGGCGAAGCGTTGCTGGGCCGTGCCATGAAGGACAAGACCGGCGGCCATTCCGGGGAGTTGCCGGCGCAGGAGCGGGGTACTTCTTCGCGCAAGGCCGGGGGGCAGCGTGCAGGCAAGGGCGCAGGAAAACGCTCCGAGGCGCGCTCCGGCGGCCGCGGTACGGGTAGCGGGACCGCAAGGCGAGACGCCGTCACGGACCGAGGCGCCGACAGGACACCCGAATCGCCGATTCAGGCGCTCAAGGCTGCGGTGAAAAAATCGGCCGGCAGTGCCAGTCGGAAGCAGGGAAAAAAGCCTCGCCGCTGA
- a CDS encoding alpha/beta fold hydrolase produces MTEPSLNHVTCPDASGGHRMAYWQWGRPDSGHVVVCVHGLSRQGRDFDVLAQALCQQAEQAAPGSGGLRVVCPDVVGRGESDWLKDPMGYQLPAYAADMLVLLAHLHARAPITTLDWVGSSMGGLIGMGVCGQPGLPLPVPVRCLVLNDVGPAIEWNAIVRIGTYLGQAGHFGSVQEAADAMRAVSSSFGPHTPEQWLALSRHMVKPVSQSADSKWRLHYDPAIAVPFKLATEASTLQGEAALWKLYDHISARTLLIRGALSDLLSSETAYAMTQRGPRARLVEFEGIGHVPTLIADDQVAAVTGFLLG; encoded by the coding sequence ATGACTGAACCCAGCCTGAACCACGTAACTTGCCCGGATGCCTCGGGAGGCCACCGCATGGCCTATTGGCAGTGGGGCCGGCCTGATAGCGGGCATGTGGTGGTGTGTGTGCACGGCCTGTCGCGTCAGGGGCGTGACTTTGACGTGCTGGCGCAGGCGCTTTGCCAGCAAGCCGAGCAGGCTGCGCCAGGATCCGGCGGCCTTCGTGTGGTCTGCCCCGATGTGGTCGGACGCGGTGAAAGCGACTGGCTGAAAGATCCCATGGGCTACCAGTTGCCGGCTTATGCGGCTGACATGCTGGTGCTGCTGGCCCATTTGCACGCCCGGGCGCCCATTACGACGCTGGATTGGGTAGGCTCCAGCATGGGCGGGCTGATCGGCATGGGGGTGTGCGGCCAGCCGGGTCTGCCGTTGCCTGTTCCGGTGCGGTGCCTGGTACTCAATGATGTCGGTCCCGCCATTGAGTGGAATGCGATTGTGCGGATTGGCACCTACCTGGGCCAGGCGGGGCATTTCGGCTCAGTGCAGGAGGCGGCCGATGCGATGCGGGCCGTTTCCTCCAGCTTTGGCCCGCATACCCCTGAGCAGTGGCTGGCTTTGTCGCGGCATATGGTCAAGCCGGTGTCGCAGTCTGCAGACAGCAAGTGGCGGCTGCATTACGACCCGGCGATTGCGGTGCCGTTCAAACTGGCTACCGAGGCCTCCACGCTCCAGGGCGAAGCCGCGCTCTGGAAGCTTTACGACCATATTTCTGCCCGGACGCTGCTGATACGCGGTGCGCTGTCCGATCTTCTAAGCTCCGAGACGGCCTATGCCATGACGCAGCGCGGTCCCCGTGCCCGTTTGGTGGAGTTTGAAGGTATCGGACACGTCCCCACGTTGATCGCGGACGATCAGGTCGCGGCAGTAACGGGCTTCCTGCTGGGCTGA
- the rimO gene encoding 30S ribosomal protein S12 methylthiotransferase RimO — protein sequence MSEVLSPMTAISTKPAPRVGFVSLGCPKALTDSELILTQLSAEGYQTSKTFEGADLVIVNTCGFIDDAVKESLDTIGEALAENGRVIVTGCLGAKGGEGAGNLVRQMHPSVLAVTGPHATQEVMDAVHLNLPKPHDPFVDLVPNAFGIAGIKLTPKHYAYLKISEGCNHRCTFCIIPSMRGDLVSRPIGDVLNEARALFEGGVKELLVISQDTSAYGVDVKYRTGFWDGKPVKTRMLELVQALGDIAEPYGAWVRLHYVYPYPSVDEVLPLMATGKVLPYLDVPLQHSHPDVLKRMKRPASGEKNLERIARWREICPEIVIRSTFIAGFPGETEAEFAHLLEFMREARIDRAGCFAYSAVEGATANDIPGMLPLEVREERRARFMAVAEEVSSLKLQQRVGATMQVLVDSAPALGRKGGTGRSYADAPEIDGVVKLLPPEKISKTLKVGEFTRARIVGTQGHDLVAIPV from the coding sequence ATGAGCGAAGTACTTTCCCCGATGACAGCAATCTCCACCAAACCGGCCCCCCGTGTCGGGTTTGTCAGCCTGGGCTGCCCCAAGGCGCTGACCGATTCCGAGTTGATACTCACACAATTGAGTGCTGAGGGCTATCAGACGTCCAAGACCTTTGAGGGCGCAGACCTGGTGATCGTCAACACCTGCGGCTTCATTGACGACGCGGTCAAGGAAAGCCTGGACACCATCGGCGAGGCGCTGGCAGAAAACGGCAGGGTCATCGTGACCGGCTGCCTGGGGGCCAAGGGCGGCGAGGGTGCTGGCAACCTGGTGCGCCAGATGCACCCCAGCGTGCTGGCTGTGACCGGCCCGCACGCCACGCAAGAGGTCATGGATGCGGTGCACCTGAACTTGCCCAAGCCGCATGACCCGTTTGTGGACCTGGTGCCCAATGCGTTTGGCATTGCGGGCATCAAGCTCACACCGAAGCACTATGCCTATCTGAAGATCAGCGAAGGCTGCAACCATCGCTGCACCTTTTGCATCATCCCTTCCATGCGTGGCGACCTGGTGTCCCGGCCCATCGGCGATGTGCTGAACGAAGCACGCGCGTTGTTTGAAGGGGGCGTGAAAGAACTGCTGGTGATCAGCCAGGACACCTCCGCCTATGGCGTGGATGTGAAGTACCGCACCGGTTTCTGGGATGGCAAGCCGGTCAAGACCCGCATGCTGGAACTGGTCCAGGCGCTGGGCGATATTGCCGAGCCCTATGGTGCCTGGGTTCGCCTGCACTATGTGTACCCTTACCCCAGCGTCGACGAGGTGCTCCCGCTGATGGCCACCGGCAAGGTCCTGCCTTACCTGGATGTGCCTTTGCAGCACAGTCACCCTGATGTTTTGAAGCGCATGAAACGCCCAGCCAGCGGCGAGAAAAATCTTGAGCGCATTGCACGCTGGCGCGAGATCTGTCCCGAAATTGTGATTCGCAGTACCTTTATTGCCGGCTTTCCGGGGGAAACCGAAGCTGAATTCGCGCACTTGCTGGAGTTCATGCGCGAGGCCCGCATCGACCGTGCAGGCTGTTTTGCCTACAGTGCGGTGGAGGGCGCTACCGCCAATGACATTCCCGGCATGCTGCCGCTGGAGGTGCGTGAAGAGCGGCGGGCGCGCTTCATGGCCGTGGCTGAGGAGGTTTCAAGCCTGAAGCTGCAGCAGCGCGTCGGCGCCACGATGCAGGTGCTCGTCGATTCAGCGCCGGCCTTGGGCCGCAAGGGCGGCACGGGCCGCTCGTATGCGGACGCGCCCGAGATTGATGGCGTGGTCAAACTGCTGCCGCCCGAGAAAATCAGCAAGACACTCAAGGTGGGTGAGTTCACCCGGGCCCGTATTGTCGGAACCCAGGGCCACGACCTGGTGGCCATACCGGTCTGA
- a CDS encoding NAD(P)/FAD-dependent oxidoreductase has product MDQIDCVVIGAGVVGLAVARALALQGREVMVLEAADAIGSGTSSRNSEVIHAGIYYAQGSLKARLCVEGKDLLYAYCAERGIGHSRCGKLIVASAEPQVAQLRGIIDKAAANGVRDLVLLTRDEAQSLEPQLACVAAVHSPSTGIVDSHGLMLALQGDLENAGGLVVLNSPLDRAVCSQDAITLIAEDGTELQAKTVVNAAGLHAQSLARRFAGLAGHHVPPSHYAKGNYFTLSGRSPFSRLIYPVPEAAGLGVHLTIDLGGQAKFGPDVQWVNSPDDLVVDPARGEAFYAEVRKYWPALQDGALIPGYAGIRPKIQAPDEPARDFLIQGPDVHGIPGLVNLFGIESPGLTSSLAIGSYVSRLL; this is encoded by the coding sequence ATGGACCAGATCGATTGCGTGGTGATAGGTGCAGGCGTGGTGGGCCTTGCGGTGGCGCGCGCGCTGGCATTGCAAGGCCGCGAGGTGATGGTGCTGGAGGCGGCAGACGCGATTGGCTCCGGCACCAGCTCGCGCAACAGTGAAGTGATTCACGCCGGCATCTACTATGCGCAAGGCTCGCTCAAGGCCAGGCTGTGCGTGGAGGGCAAGGACCTGCTCTACGCCTACTGCGCCGAGCGAGGCATAGGCCACAGCCGCTGCGGTAAATTGATCGTGGCAAGCGCCGAGCCGCAGGTGGCTCAGCTACGCGGCATTATCGACAAGGCTGCGGCCAACGGCGTGCGCGACCTGGTGCTGCTCACGCGTGACGAAGCCCAGTCGCTGGAGCCGCAACTGGCGTGCGTGGCGGCTGTGCATTCGCCCAGCACCGGCATTGTCGACAGCCATGGCCTGATGCTGGCACTGCAGGGAGATCTGGAGAATGCTGGCGGCCTTGTGGTGTTGAATTCGCCGTTGGACCGCGCGGTGTGTTCGCAAGATGCTATTACTTTGATCGCTGAAGACGGTACGGAACTGCAAGCTAAAACCGTGGTCAATGCCGCGGGCCTGCATGCGCAATCCCTCGCCCGGCGTTTTGCCGGCCTGGCCGGTCACCATGTGCCGCCCAGTCATTACGCCAAGGGCAATTACTTCACCCTGTCGGGCCGTTCACCGTTCAGCCGGCTGATTTATCCGGTACCGGAAGCTGCGGGCCTGGGCGTGCATCTCACGATCGATCTGGGCGGGCAGGCGAAATTCGGGCCGGATGTGCAATGGGTCAACTCGCCCGATGACCTGGTGGTGGACCCCGCACGCGGCGAGGCGTTTTATGCGGAGGTGCGCAAGTACTGGCCGGCGCTCCAGGATGGGGCGCTGATTCCGGGTTACGCCGGCATTCGCCCCAAAATCCAGGCGCCGGACGAACCGGCCAGGGACTTCCTGATTCAGGGCCCGGATGTGCATGGCATCCCCGGGCTGGTGAACCTGTTTGGCATTGAGTCGCCGGGCCTGACCAGCTCGCTGGCGATTGGCAGCTACGTCAGCCGGTTGCTGTAG
- a CDS encoding RelA/SpoT family protein, producing MKSNVLGPDGPTAPQRPNASIVTATADSPPDQPNALARARAFAEPLIAGETLDTGENILAHADAVAAILKGIGGSEAMQAATYLVHACQHLTKPQEVIAKAFGANYAALAIETTKLVHVQRQARTADAKAQLLDDPAAQTENVRKMLLAFSRDLRVVMLRLASRLQTLRYYAATRQSAPLALAHESLHVFAPLANRLGIWQIKWEMEDLAFRFLEPDTYKHTARLLDEKRVEREGFMESLRAQLERELNQNGIAALVQGRPKHIYSIVKKMRGKSLGFDQVFDIRALRVIAADINGCYAALGFVHSRFTPVAGEFDDYIAKPKSNGYQSLHTVVRDAAGRAVEIQIRTQAMHDHAEHGVAAHWAYKEAGTKGYSGVSASSEYDAKIAVLRQLLAWERDLSGPAAKQGLFEDRIYVLTPDAAIVELPQGATAVDFAYSVHTSLGHRCRGARIDGAMVPLNTPLQNGQTVEVVTAKEGGPSRDWLNSELGFLASHRAKSKVRAWFNALAMEQTVAKGREAVEKLLQREGKTAMKLDDLALQLGFKTADDLFEVVGKDELSLRTIENMLRPPEPVLSQDDYVLAKKARQPDKSSQSGKGGKGSVLVVGIDSLLTQLAKCCKPAPPDEILGFVTKGKGVSIHRSDCSNFRNMASGSPDRVIEVQWSSSKTADGSVYPVDVAVEAADRQGLLRDISEVFAKEKMNVIGVQTQSVKDNRGGTAWMTFTVEVAQSGRLNQVLGLVADVPGVRSARRR from the coding sequence ATGAAAAGCAATGTGCTTGGGCCGGATGGCCCAACAGCTCCCCAGAGGCCGAACGCCTCCATCGTCACGGCCACGGCCGACAGCCCGCCTGACCAGCCGAATGCGCTGGCGCGCGCGCGTGCTTTTGCCGAGCCACTGATTGCCGGCGAAACGTTGGATACCGGTGAAAACATCCTGGCGCATGCCGATGCCGTGGCGGCCATCCTCAAAGGCATCGGCGGTTCGGAGGCCATGCAGGCGGCCACCTACCTGGTGCATGCGTGCCAGCATCTGACCAAGCCGCAGGAAGTGATTGCCAAGGCTTTCGGAGCCAATTACGCTGCGCTGGCGATAGAAACGACCAAGCTCGTTCATGTGCAGCGGCAGGCCCGAACGGCGGACGCCAAGGCGCAACTGCTGGACGATCCGGCGGCCCAGACCGAGAACGTGCGCAAGATGCTGCTGGCGTTTTCGCGCGACTTGCGGGTAGTCATGCTGCGGCTGGCTTCGCGCCTGCAGACCTTGCGCTATTACGCGGCAACCCGGCAGTCGGCTCCGCTCGCCCTGGCCCATGAGTCACTGCATGTGTTCGCGCCCTTGGCGAACCGCCTGGGCATCTGGCAGATCAAATGGGAAATGGAAGACCTGGCCTTCCGCTTCCTGGAGCCTGACACCTACAAGCACACGGCGCGCCTGCTGGACGAGAAGCGTGTCGAGCGCGAAGGCTTCATGGAGTCCCTGCGTGCGCAGCTTGAACGCGAACTGAACCAGAACGGCATTGCCGCACTGGTGCAGGGGCGGCCCAAGCACATCTATAGCATTGTCAAGAAGATGCGCGGCAAGTCGCTCGGTTTCGATCAGGTGTTTGACATCCGCGCCCTGCGCGTGATCGCGGCCGACATCAATGGCTGCTATGCAGCGCTGGGGTTTGTGCATTCGCGCTTCACGCCTGTCGCGGGCGAATTTGACGACTACATCGCCAAGCCAAAATCCAATGGGTACCAGTCCCTGCACACCGTGGTGCGGGACGCCGCCGGCCGGGCCGTCGAAATCCAGATACGCACCCAGGCCATGCATGACCATGCCGAGCATGGCGTGGCCGCGCACTGGGCGTACAAGGAGGCCGGCACCAAGGGCTACAGCGGCGTCTCGGCCAGCAGCGAGTACGACGCCAAGATCGCCGTGCTGCGGCAGCTGTTGGCCTGGGAGCGCGACCTGTCCGGCCCGGCGGCCAAGCAGGGCCTGTTCGAGGACCGCATCTACGTGCTCACACCCGACGCCGCCATTGTGGAGTTGCCTCAGGGCGCCACGGCGGTGGACTTTGCCTACAGCGTGCACACCAGCCTGGGGCACCGCTGCCGCGGCGCGCGCATCGATGGTGCCATGGTGCCGCTCAACACACCGCTGCAAAACGGCCAGACGGTGGAGGTGGTCACCGCCAAGGAAGGCGGCCCCTCGCGCGACTGGCTCAATTCCGAACTGGGTTTTTTGGCCAGCCACCGGGCCAAATCGAAAGTGCGCGCATGGTTCAATGCGCTGGCGATGGAGCAAACCGTTGCCAAAGGCCGGGAGGCGGTTGAAAAGCTGCTCCAGCGCGAGGGCAAGACCGCCATGAAGCTGGACGACCTTGCGCTGCAACTGGGGTTCAAGACCGCGGACGATTTGTTTGAGGTGGTTGGCAAGGACGAGCTGTCGTTGCGCACCATAGAAAACATGCTCAGGCCGCCGGAGCCGGTGCTGTCGCAGGATGACTACGTGCTGGCCAAAAAAGCGCGTCAGCCCGACAAGTCCAGCCAGTCAGGCAAGGGCGGCAAGGGCAGTGTGCTTGTGGTCGGTATTGATTCGCTGCTGACCCAGCTGGCCAAGTGCTGCAAGCCTGCACCACCGGACGAGATTTTGGGGTTCGTCACCAAGGGTAAAGGCGTGAGCATCCACCGAAGTGACTGCAGCAACTTTCGCAACATGGCGAGTGGAAGTCCTGATCGCGTGATCGAAGTGCAGTGGAGCTCGTCGAAAACCGCGGATGGCTCGGTTTATCCGGTAGATGTGGCCGTCGAGGCTGCCGACCGGCAAGGGCTGCTGCGCGATATTTCCGAGGTCTTCGCCAAGGAAAAAATGAATGTGATCGGCGTGCAGACTCAATCGGTCAAGGACAACCGCGGCGGCACGGCCTGGATGACATTCACTGTGGAAGTGGCGCAGTCGGGCCGCCTCAACCAGGTGCTAGGCCTCGTGGCCGACGTGCCGGGCGTGCGTTCTGCTCGCAGGCGCTGA
- a CDS encoding 3-hydroxybutyrate dehydrogenase: MLKGKTALVTGSTSGIGLGIAKSLAAQGANIVLNGFGDVDGPKAEILALGVKVAYHGADMSKPADIEDMMKFAASQFGQVDILVNNAGIQHVARVENFPVEKWDAVIAINLTSAFHATRLALPAMLAADNGKGWGRIINIASVHGLVGSAEKSAYVAAKHGIVGLTKVTALENATSGVTCNAICPGWVLTPLVQKQVDARAAAGNISIEAATQQLLGEKEPSMRFTTPEELGALAVFFCSAAGNNVRGVAWNMDGGWTAQ, translated from the coding sequence ATGCTCAAAGGTAAAACAGCTCTCGTTACCGGCTCCACCAGCGGCATCGGCCTGGGCATTGCCAAATCCCTCGCCGCACAGGGCGCCAACATCGTCCTCAATGGGTTTGGCGATGTGGACGGGCCCAAGGCGGAGATCCTGGCGCTCGGCGTCAAGGTGGCCTACCACGGTGCCGACATGAGCAAGCCCGCAGACATTGAAGACATGATGAAATTCGCCGCCTCGCAGTTCGGGCAGGTCGACATTCTCGTCAACAACGCGGGCATCCAGCATGTGGCCCGGGTAGAAAACTTCCCGGTTGAAAAATGGGATGCGGTCATCGCGATCAACCTGACCAGCGCCTTTCATGCCACACGCCTGGCGCTGCCCGCCATGCTGGCCGCGGACAATGGCAAGGGCTGGGGCCGCATCATCAATATCGCCTCGGTGCATGGCCTCGTCGGCTCCGCGGAAAAATCAGCCTATGTGGCGGCCAAGCACGGCATTGTCGGACTGACCAAGGTCACCGCGCTTGAGAACGCCACCAGCGGCGTGACCTGCAACGCCATCTGCCCCGGTTGGGTGCTGACACCCCTGGTACAAAAACAGGTGGATGCCAGGGCTGCGGCGGGAAATATTTCCATCGAGGCAGCCACCCAGCAGCTGCTGGGTGAAAAAGAACCTTCGATGCGATTCACCACGCCCGAAGAACTGGGCGCGCTGGCGGTGTTCTTCTGCTCTGCGGCGGGCAACAATGTACGCGGCGTCGCGTGGAACATGGACGGCGGCTGGACGGCGCAGTAA